AAACCCCCCTTCCACTTTTGTGTGTGAATTAAGAGAACTCACAATTGATTCTCCAACTTGTAAGTACCATGGATCTGATATAAGTGACAGCAATCAAAAACACATGTCTAAGCTAAAAACAGAAAGTAAAAAATTGCTGTGGCAGGACCTATATGCCATGATCATTTAGTAAGCTATATGTGATGTATCTGCAATAAGCTAAAACTAGACAGTCCTCGAATTAAATTAACCTAGTGAAGAACATGCATCCTACATGCATGTATACTAGAATTAGCAATGCATAAATGTATCGTCAACCTAATTATACTTTGTAAGCTGATACACTACAGAAATTGTTTGAACttataatatcaataacagTATCAAAACAGCACCCCATACTACTTTGTGGCTACTCTATATTTTACATGGTTCATAAGCACAAATTTCAcacttttaaacaaaatttatttgaataaaaaggaATAAAGGTCAATCAAAAAGCAAGAATGACTAATAGAAAAGATAACCAGACCTTTGGTTGCGTGATATAGGTAGAAAGTAGACTCTGCCAACTCAGGACGCAGAGGATAATACTTCTCGGTAGGATGTAAACTTTGATGATCCAGCAAATACCTGAAAGTATTTTCaggcaaaatttaaaaaaaaaaaaccatagaaTACTGGAATCAAGAGTGAGCCACATaaagtaaaacaataaaatgtgtTGTATTCATACAACAGCAGAAAGTATCACACCTTTCAGGTAGTACACCAAACTTCTTCCAGATGTAAACAAATTCACGGTGTGATGAATTAGCAGCAGCAATATCCCCAACAAGAACCTaatttaagaattcaaatatAGAGTCAAGTAATTCTTCTCTAGGACTCAAATTTCACTTGAAGAGATGTAGAGAATTTCACTTACTTGTAGACCAGGCCAAAATGCTTGAAGACTTGTAAGCTGCCAATAAGTTGCTTTTCCTGTCCTCATATCTGCTTCATGGTACCTATATAACAGTCATACACAGCAAATCAATCATGAAGAATCCTCAGAAGCTATAACTGTGATTAATCatcttattttttctgtttcttctcctaaattcataatatgttattatattggATCTTTGGACTTGGAAGTTGTATGTTGTTGAGTAGCTTTACAATATACCAATTTTAGCACGGAGTGAAGACAATAAATcttacttttaataaaaaaagttaggtattattatttaacaataactAGCTGTTTTACATTTTATAAACAACAGAGAATAAACCAAAACTAGGTCAGCCTCTCACTCTGGTGAAAGTCCTTGAAAATTTGTCtatgataaattcaaaacaCTTATCTGGCCTTCATGTATCAGTTTTGtttatactaataatatgtGGTGAAAAACATGGATGACTGGTTGGCAAAGTTCAAAAAGACtcagaataaaattaataacaacgtgagaaacatgataaaatattcaactaaacTAGAACATATGTGCTTAGTATAGTACCATGGGCCATATCTGAAATATTTCTGTACAGCAAGATAAGCAGAATGAAACATTTTCCAAAGATCCTCCTTTCCAAAAAGAATGTAAGCCTTGAACAAATACTCATAGAATGAATCAACCCCTTAAGATGCATAACAGAATCCAGAATCAGAATGATCAAGATTGTGCAATAGAGATGAAAAGATCAACTGATGAAGCTGATCTACTTCAGCAACTATGAATTCATGAGATAGAACTTTCCacttaaagaaaatgaaagccTGGAGCACACATACCAGCCCCAATACCAGATGAGTACTCAATCCATTGGCCAGTTATCACATCCAATGTTGTTCCTAATAGATTTATAGAACTGCGCATGCTCCATAATTTACGTAGAGCCCGTAAAGCTGCAGATTCATATATGGGATTACCGGTCAATCTTGACAATGCTCCCATTTCAAGGATCAGAGAACCTAGATTCAGATGCAGAAGTCGACAAATTTTAGGAAAGAAAAAGGCTTGGATGAATCCATCTCACAGCATGAATGATAAGTTCCTTACCACACCCTGAGGTGCTGGTTTCAGTAGTCTCATTCTCCATCACTCCATACTGTCCACAGAATTTCGCATTGATGTGGAGTCATATATCCTTCTTACAAACAAAACCAGGACATACTCATACTTCCCAAAAATTATATggaattttttatcaaaattatatggaattttttatcaaaattatagtGTTAAATGCAAGCAAGTAATTCCGCTGCACATATGTCGAAAAACAGAGAGTAAAAGCATCAACATATAAATGCTACACTCTACTCAGCTTTTTCTGAGCTTCTTCTATGGTTAGACTAATTCTTAGAGGTTGCTTGGCTAAAGCTTATCACATCCTTGGCATTTTTAGTCATTGAACTATAACCACCTAAAAAACCTTCCTATTACTCCTTGACTGTAGCATATTTGTCCTTTGGCATTTGCAAaatgaaacaacatttttttgtctaaaaccAGAAGAGTATTTTATAGGATAGATTAACCATTATCAAGTAGATTTTTCAGTGACCCTCTAAATATATTTGTTCATACACTACAGATATATTAGTGCAAAATATTAAATGTTTCCAGTATTGCATGGTCCTATTCAAAATAGCTTCAAtaagattacttaaaaaaaaaactaataatgtATATGACATTTGAACATCATATTATCCTTTATATTAATCATGTTTTAGGTAGTACCTTCAAATTAATCCATGCATATGGCAATCCAGTAGGTGTGTCAAATGCAGGAAGAAAACGCCGTCCTAAGTCTTCAGCCAGAATAAGCAGCTGATTCTGGTAAGATCCTTGTAACAACCTATTTGCAGAGTCAATTGCAAGCATATGGGCAGAAACAAGTCCTCCAAGAACTCGTATGTTACACTATGTGACAGAAATAAAAAGAAGTAACATCAGTACAAATGTCAAAGGTAAATTTATTGGTGTAATATCGCCCCCTCCATTCATAACTGCCACCAGCCTCATTAAGTTTCAAGAATAATCAGAGTATACCAAAATCAATGAACAACTTAACAATCACATGATAACTAGCACAAGCTAACCaaatctaaaaattgaaatgcaAGATCTTAATCAGATACCTCAAAAAGGTTTATCCTTGCATCGAcatcaaacttcaaattttcagaAAGCCAAAGAACAGCCCGTTCAAATTCTGTGTTGTTTCCAAGTATAACAAGGCTGACAAAGAAGGAGAAATTGAATTAGAAAAGTGattcaatagaattacaattGCAGAAATAAAGCatcaaaataaagagaaaatatgcACAAAATTGGAGGAAATAGAAATTCAGGGATTAAACAGATACAACCTTATTATCCATAACTTAATAGCAGATTATACCTGGACAAGGACTCAATAAGTGTAAGGGCAGATCCATTATAGTCTTGTGGCAAGTGTTCAAGCTGTATATCAAGTAAAAAGATTGTTACTTTCCCTTCGAATAATTAATGCTGCTCTCAACCAATACAAAATTACCTTCAGATTTCCAAGCTCACTTAAGGAGTCCGTGAAACTTTTGGTCAGAGGCTTCAGTTCATCGTGCTGCAAAAGAGTAGAATAAAGTTCAAAATCACctccaaataaataaacaacataacATAACATAGCATAGCATAATCAATGAACTTACTGGAAATGCGTAGGCTAAGTAGTTTTCATATGCATGATAGAAcctgaaaaaatagaaaaagtaaCTTATTTGGGTAAAATTCAAATCACATCAAAACATCTGATCAAACCCATTAATCGAAAATGAAAACTcaactaaaaaatgaaataaatgaatTGGACTTACATCTGGCGTACTTTCTCCCTCATGTGCCTCTTCTTAGCAGACCAATAGTAGTTGTTTTGGGAGACAGGAACAGAGAAGCACATAGGAGAAATCAGGAGAAAAGCTAGAACCCAATTGAGAGATTTACGAGGTAACATGTTTGTATTGGCTGTGTGAGAGAGAGTGAGAAACACAAGCACGGGAGTAGATCTGTGGATACGAGGGAAAGATGTAACAATGGTGAGGTTAAATTGAATAGAGCCTACAGCTTGTTTTGATCCCACGGCGCTGCCCAATCAGAGCTCGGATAAGCTAATATATTACGTGGTTGTACATCCATTGACCAATCACAAGTGTTTGAGTGGCATCTGATAGAATTTGGAGAGCATGTCAATGTACTGATAATTCGAATACACAAtcttaatctcaaaattatgtcgataataattcaaaagcttaaacatttatttataacttcgttattattaaaaattttaattaaaataaacataaaattattattttatcataaaatcttaaaaatttatatcattttcttattttagttgaaaaaactaacaatttaaccttgtgattaaattttaaaaaattcattttttcccctATTTATAAGTTTTATCTCTGGTGGCTTAgaaaatttaactattaatcTTCTTCGATAAAGGATAACCTTTCTTTGTTTGGACAACATGACAAAGTATAAAAAATGTCATCTTGTCTGGACGACACAATAAAGAATGACGTTTTATCATCCTTCATGGTGGTGAAAGATTGTCCTTTGTGGTTAGATCTGAAAAATTGGTGAAAAGCATCTATCGTTGATCGGAATAATGATTGCTGGAGAAGGGAAACAAACCCTATGAGtgaaatgttaacttttcaaactttaaaaatagaggtaaagtgttagtttttaaaacctaggggcatatgatataaattttagggtttagtaataaaatgacaattttacatttgtctctaactaaaaattttaacagtagtTAACTtatgggtgagtatttgagtttttgaactaTTATGAGTGTACAtttgagattgaactaaaacttaagtgggaaatagtcctttggcctaattaaaataaaagaaattgccATGAGTAGTAATTTGTGTagaaataatgtatataattttgtatacaaataataatctatttttatatgattaggtaattttaaatcaGAGATAAAATAGTATCCAATCATATAacgacatattattatttatacatatagttttattaaattactattgttcacccaaggtttgatgaaatgacatattctttaaaaaaatccaatttcCCACGTCCATTAAAGTCAACAAGTGTTTTTACCAATCATAAGTTATCTATGTCATTTtgtctaaatataataatacaaagtGTGAGTGAGATGTaagtgtcatttttcaaaacttacaaGGGCAAGTAGTCATTTCCCTATCTTGTTTcagaaattatcatattaactcatatatttcaaaaatatacttatagacctaatagttttaatataagatttacGTTTTTAATTTGTCGTATTTCTTCATTTATTTAAGAGtataattgtgatttttgaaactattaagaacatattaactttaaaatttttcaaaaaaaagcaacataattttttttacaccCCTAAATTTTAGTAAATTACAGTTATCTccaaatatattatcatatgttattaatatttctaTCTATActtgtaataataatttttttatttttaactgatattaatataaattatgaatataaaaattatttaataaacttttggaGTTACATTGTTATTCAACTAAAGgacttttttgtcttttcaatatttttataaaaattttaatggattttttaacaaataagtgaaaattttgactttttttaaaatttagagagtagaaatttgtcattttatcaaatcttaGGTGGGTactagtcatttggccttaaaataatCACctttaagtaatataaaaaaattagctaATTCCTAACATTCAAAGCTGTACAAATATAACTAATAGAATAAGGTTGAATGTATTTGTCgcaatatataaagaatattttgaCTGAGGTTAACTGCATTCAAACCACACAATCGATAAACTATGAACTTGTTTGGCAAAAAATAGTCAACCAACA
This sequence is a window from Mangifera indica cultivar Alphonso chromosome 20, CATAS_Mindica_2.1, whole genome shotgun sequence. Protein-coding genes within it:
- the LOC123204956 gene encoding alpha-mannosidase I MNS5, producing the protein MLPRKSLNWVLAFLLISPMCFSVPVSQNNYYWSAKKRHMREKVRQMFYHAYENYLAYAFPHDELKPLTKSFTDSLSELGNLKLEHLPQDYNGSALTLIESLSSLVILGNNTEFERAVLWLSENLKFDVDARINLFECNIRVLGGLVSAHMLAIDSANRLLQGSYQNQLLILAEDLGRRFLPAFDTPTGLPYAWINLKYGVMENETTETSTSGCGSLILEMGALSRLTGNPIYESAALRALRKLWSMRSSINLLGTTLDVITGQWIEYSSGIGAGVDSFYEYLFKAYILFGKEDLWKMFHSAYLAVQKYFRYGPWYHEADMRTGKATYWQLTSLQAFWPGLQVLVGDIAAANSSHREFVYIWKKFGVLPERYLLDHQSLHPTEKYYPLRPELAESTFYLYHATKDPWYLQVGESIVSSLNSHTKVEGGFASIRDVTTMQLEDHQHSFFLAETCKYLYLLFDDSFLVDRNYIFTTEGHPLPVLSSWHERLPEAYIPTNWTFLKSEKPTRRASAMTLQVCPATLNSRHGSQLVESACHIPDARINHKCFSDEECGVDSTSCRRRSCSMAGFCGLWLM